In Bacillota bacterium, the DNA window GTTGTCAAATGCTTAATTGCTCGCTCTAACATCTGCTCTATAGTCGCAACACTTCTTCCTACTTACCAGGTGGTTTTGTCTTCTTACGATCACACTCAGGCTTGTTGCATCGCACTAGCAGACATTATGCGGGATTTAACTTGGATGGTTACGCTACGTTTAGAGCGAACCCATCCCGGGAAACTTAAGCGTGATAAGCTCATGGATAACTCGTTGAAACTCTTAGTCTTTCTTAATATCGCTGATATATTTCTTACCAAGTACTTGACTGATCAGGGTGCTATAGAGCTTAACCCGATCATGGAGTATCTCCTGGCGGTTAATTTCTGGTTAGCACTTATCTTTAAGCTAGCTATCGTCGGTTTGGTTGTTCTTGCCATAGTGGAGCTAAGAAAGTACTCAAAGGGGATAAACTTCATAGTTACAGGTGCCAACTTATTTTTTGCTCTATTGGTTATTTATCAGGTAATAGGGGTATTTGTACTTTTTTAAGGTGTGCTCGAATTTCAATTTATCTTGAGATAGCGTAAAAATGCAAGCGCAAATACTGTTAGTTTAAAAATCCGGTCTTACCGTTTATAGTATATATCTAGCAGTTTCTAAAATGGTTATCTTTTCTTCTATCTTAGGAGTAAGTGGTTAGTGCGGGTTTTTTCTAAAGGAGACCGGGGAGACGAAATCGTTGATATACAGCTAAAACTATCGACGCTTGGGTATAAACTTGGACCCAACGGTGCCGATGGCTGCTTCACGGAGTTGACAGAGGAATCGATAAAGCAGTTTCAGGCAAGTAGGGGTCTTTCGGTGACCGGAATAGTCGATGAGGAAACTTGGAGGTCTCTTGTTGAAGCTACATATAAGCTAGGAGACCGGTTTCTTTATTTGAGGTCGCCCTTTTTTAGAGGCGATGACGTGCGCGAGCTACAGCTATCTTTAAATACACTGGGTTTTAATACCGGCAAGGTAGACGGCATCTATGGTGAGACTACCGAGCGGGCTGTAAGGGAATTCCAGCGAAACTACGGCCTACCTAGCGACGGGATTTTTGGACCATCAACATTTACCGCAATACGAAACCTGCGCCATCTTCTAGAAAACAAGGCAAGCGCAATATTTCCCGATCCGCATCGGCATCAACCTTCGGCTATCTCAGTCTTCAGAAACCGGAAAATCGCCGTCGGTCTCGTGATGGAAGATGTTGAAGAAGCGGGTCTGGTGGAAGAAGAGGAGGTCTGGGTTAGTCGAGACCTCGGCTTGCGGCTCGGCAATCTTCTGGAGCTGCTTGGGGCCAATGTTACGTATATTGAAGGAGCTGATTTAATAGTTGGCAACGGGGAAGTTGATATTTACGTTGGCCTTAGATTAAATTATGGGGCAAGCAGTGAGTCCCGCGGGAGTATTGTTATCTATAACAATAGTCCTGGTAACGTTGGTGTGCAAAGTCAGACGCTGGCTGAGATGATAAATGAAGAGCTTGCACGCTCGTTAGGATCGCATAATCTTGGCATAAGACCTTCAGATCTTATGTTGAAGGCGGGCGTTAATGCACCGGCCGTTCTCATAAAACCTCTATTTATTACAAATCCCAACGAAAGAGCGCTGCTAAGCGAGGACGTGTTTAGGCAGAAAATCGCAGTTGCAGTATTTGATGGCATAAAGAGCTATCTTAAACTCTACCAGAATTTTACCTCTGCCACAGAGCAGAAGGACGGTTAACCAGCCAAAGCAACCATCCAGTTAAGGCATTTGCTCTTGTTAGATTGGTTATGATACACTTCTAAATCAAAGGTTTTGTTTATGGGCGCTAAAGTTTAAAGCCAACTAGCCGAAACCTATTAGTAGCTATTTATGGCTTAGTCTGTAGTATTTAATTAAGGAAAATATGTAGCAGAATTCACAGGAGGAGATGCGATATTTTACGCAATAAGATAAAAATAATTTCGGTTGCATCTTTAATAGCAGCAGTCTTGGCAAGCAGTGCAACAACAGCGGTTTTTGCCGAGCCTACTACCAGTCAGCAGGCAGCCGATAAGCAGGCTGAGTTTAACCAAATCAAGGCGCAAGCCAACAAAATCGATGAGCAACTTGATGTCATAGTCGAGGAATACAACGAGCAAAACCTCGCTTTAAGCAGGATAGAAAGAGAACTCCAATCCCGTAAAGCCAGGATCGCGGCTGCAGAAAAAGAATTGGCCGCACGACAGCAAATGATCAACGAGAGATTTGCCAGCG includes these proteins:
- a CDS encoding DUF5658 family protein — translated: MRDLTWMVTLRLERTHPGKLKRDKLMDNSLKLLVFLNIADIFLTKYLTDQGAIELNPIMEYLLAVNFWLALIFKLAIVGLVVLAIVELRKYSKGINFIVTGANLFFALLVIYQVIGVFVLF
- a CDS encoding peptidoglycan-binding protein; the protein is MRVFSKGDRGDEIVDIQLKLSTLGYKLGPNGADGCFTELTEESIKQFQASRGLSVTGIVDEETWRSLVEATYKLGDRFLYLRSPFFRGDDVRELQLSLNTLGFNTGKVDGIYGETTERAVREFQRNYGLPSDGIFGPSTFTAIRNLRHLLENKASAIFPDPHRHQPSAISVFRNRKIAVGLVMEDVEEAGLVEEEEVWVSRDLGLRLGNLLELLGANVTYIEGADLIVGNGEVDIYVGLRLNYGASSESRGSIVIYNNSPGNVGVQSQTLAEMINEELARSLGSHNLGIRPSDLMLKAGVNAPAVLIKPLFITNPNERALLSEDVFRQKIAVAVFDGIKSYLKLYQNFTSATEQKDG